In Listeria cossartiae subsp. cossartiae, the DNA window TGCATCAATCCCGGGAATGAAAGGATATTTACTCACAATTTTCCCGTCTGGAAGCACTGCCAGCCCATCTTTGTAATTAATACCAGAATAATGTACTTCAATCGTTACTTCATTTTCTGGTAAGTTATCTAATGTCGTTTCTCTAAAATGAAGGGAAGTATTATCTGCTTCTTTTTCAATGAAAAGCGCTTGAAATGATTTCATTTTTTAAATTCCTCCACAACTCTATTTTGTGTTCCCCTTCACTTTACGACTTTTTTCGGCATTTTACAAGGCTGTGACTGGTACAAATCCCCATTTCAAGGTAAACTATAGTAGTGAAGATGCCGATATATTATGTGAATTTATAAATAGAATTTTTGGCAAGAAAGGGTGAGTGCAATGGGGAAAGCACTATTGATTGTGAATCCGTCATCAGGCAAAGAAAAAGGAAAAACCTACCAAGGGAAGACAGAAGCAGTACTAAAAAAACGTTATGATGAGGTAGAAGTTCGCCTCACTGAAAAAGCAGGAGATGCGACAGAATTTGCTTCTTGGGCAGCGGAACAAGGTTTTGAAGCGGTGATTGCGATGGGTGGAGACGGCACTTTAAATGAAACAATAAACGGTCTCGCTATTCATGCAAAACGTCCTGATTTTGGCTTCGTTCCACTTGGGACTGTCAATGATTTGGCGCGCTCGGTAGGTATACCGCTAAAACCTGAAAAAGCCATTCAAGCATTAGAAAAAGCGATCGCAGTACCGATGGATGTTGGCCGAATTGGCGACCAATACTTCATGAACGTCCTAGCAATTGGAATGATTGCGCAAGCTGTCGACCAAGTTAGTGTCGAACAAAAAACTAAATTTGGCTCCGTGGCATACTTTTTAGAGGGCCTAAAAGCATTTAACCGCAATGAGTTACTTCATTTTAAAATAGAGTATGACGAAGAAGTTTGGGAAGGCGAGGCAGCGCTAGTCGTGGCTGGTTTAACAAAATCAGTCGGCGGGATGGAGTCATGGGCACCAGACGCAAAAATCGACGACGGCTATCTCCACATTATTATTCTAACCAAGCTAGGTTTGCTCGATGCAGCCAACATGATCCCACAATTAATCCGCGGCAATTTAAAAAATAGCGAGGGCGTCGTTTACATTAAAACGAAAAAACTGACCATCGATGCGAGCGGAGAAGATTTAAGCATCAATGTTGATGGCGACCCAGGTCCGGGTGTTCCAGCAGAAATCGAAGTTCTCGGCAGTCATTTAAATATCCTTGCACCGAAAAAAAGCAGCAAGAAGCGTTTTGGCCCATTCGTACTGAAAAAGTAATCTACAAATTGTAGAAGAATAAGGAGATGAAAGCTTTATGGAAGAAGAACTAGAAGTCGTTCATAAAGGCCTTGCCAACGCGAAAAATGGGTTTAAAGCCGTCCCCGGAAAATTGTATTTAACGGCAACCTATATTGTCCACAAACCGAATGATTATTTTGACGAAGAAATCAATATTCCACTTAATCGAGTCGCAAAAATCCGCGGTGTTCGTACGAAAATCCTCGGAAAAGAATTACTTTCCAACATTTTAGAAATCGACATGAATTCTGGAGTGAAATATCAATTCGTTGTCAATAAACAGAAAAAGTGGCTAGAAGCAGTTTCCGAAGTACTAAAAAGCCGCGGAGAATTAGAAAAATTAGCATAGAAAGAAGCTGGCACAATAAAAGTGACCAGCTTCTTTTGTTACGCTAAATGAAAAGCAGTAGCACCAATCAAGTTCGCGTCATTTCCAAATACACATCGAGCGACAGTAGGACTAATCGTCGCAATCGGCACGCTTGCTTTGACCTTCGCCACATAACGAGTTAACTCATCAATAAAATCCGCCCGTTCACTCACGCCACCACCAATAACAACTAGTTCAGGATCCAGCGCATATTGTAAATTGAAAATACTCCGAGCAAGATAATAAAACATTGTATCCAATTCTTCCTCCGCGATGGTATTTCCGTCTGCACGCAATTCGAAAGCACCAAGTCCATCAATCGTATCTGCAGGAACTTCTAAACGCTCAGCAATTCTCGCAGCAGCGTTCACGACCGTACCAAGCTCACTAAGCGTGTGTCCGTCACGATCCATCAACATATAACCAAATTCACCACCATGCAAATTGGCCCCGTGATGCACCTTGCCACCGCGAATAACCGCACCACCAACACCACTTCCAAGAATCATAAAAATAATATCTTGTTTATCTTTCGCCGCACCAATCCAAACTTCCGCTAAAGCAGCGCAGTTAGCGTCATTTTCCATCGTAACTGGAAGCACCAGTTTTTCTTCAAGTAATTGTTTAAAAGCGAAATTATGTATGTACGGAATTGCACTCGCTCCACCAATGATACCGGTTTCATTATTCACCGCACCCGGACAACTAAAAGCCGCACCTTGAAACGTATAATCATATTTATTTTTTACCTCTACAAGTAGTTGCATCATTTCATCCAAATTATCTGGGGTACTGAATTTACCTTTTTCTAGTATTTCTCCAGCTGTTGTCAACACACCAAACTTTACTGCTGTTCCACCTAAATCAAACGCAAGTATCGTCATTACCCATTCTCCTTTGACAAAAAGTATATACTTATCATACTTTCAAATGTGACAAATGACAAATAAAAAGTGAAATTAGTTTGCTAAAAATTAACGTCATTTTCCAGTTTTGTGCTATAATAAAGCAAGAATTTGAAGCGCAGGAGGAAATGGTTAGTGGAGATAAAGGTTCAAAAGAAATTGACTGACGGCAGAATCGCTTTTAGTAGTGAATATGGTGAATGCGTTGGAATATGGGCCGATGAAGACCCAGAACCAAGTAGGGTTTACACAGTAGAAATTACGATACCGGACATGATTAGCGCGGAACTACTGCACGAAAGCGAAGAAAAACATTGTGCACTAGAAATAGATGAAGAGGGCTTAGTTCACGTAATTGGGAAGTTAGAGGATTACGAGGAAGATGGCTTTGCAGTGCTTCGCTTAGAAGAAAGTATCATTTGTTTTGACACGAAATTCAGTGAAGAAATCGAAATGCTCCATGGGAGATTTGTTGAATTTGTTATCCCGGAAATAAAATTGAGTAATGTTGGTATATAAAAAAACGCCATGCTTCATTTCCTTAAAAACAGGAAATCAAGCGTGGCGTTTTTAGCTATATGTAGTAAATACAGCAAGCATTTTTTCTAAGTCTTTCTCGGATCTTGCAAACAGCATCAAGCGTTGACGATTGGTTTCAATCACAAGCACGCCATCCTCTGATAAATTCATCCGTTCAATTTTTGCATAAGGGAAGAATAACAGGGCATAAAAAAGTCCAGATTCTTTGAAAACAGCTTTTGAACTACGGAAGAAGCAAATGTAGATGAAAAGCACACCCATAATCCCAAGCAGGACAGAAGTGGAAAATGGTCCTTCACGAAAGAACGTATTAGAAACGAATAACAGAACGATAATCCCAACAAAAATATAACCGTCCCATCGACCACGAGAACGCAATTTGACACTTAAAACCGTCTTACCTTTCCAAAGTGGAATTACTGCATCATTATACAAAATATACAGTGCAGTCAAGATGTTTGCCGCAAACAAAAAGATATTAGTAGCATCCCAAACCATTTTAGCTATCACTCACAATCTATCATTGATATAGTTTAGTCATATTGTAACATAATTATGCGGGGAAGAGGGAGAACTGGGTTTGAGGATTGATTTTCACATAGATACAAATATAGCCAAAATCGGAAGAATATGAATTCCAACTATTATGTAAAGTAAAATTAGTATCTAAAAAAAACAAATTAAAGCTGTTTTTCAAGGTATAGATTCACAGAATGCTCACAAAATGAGAGAGTTACCGATGATATAATATACTTATATTACATACAGAGAGGAAGTAACGGGATGAGAATGAAAAAATCAATAAAGCTACTATGCAATCGCAGAAGGAGTTCAATGAATGAGTCGAATTGATATTGCAGAACTCAATGGCTTTCTTCAAGAATTACGAAGCAGTAATGCCGAAGCGAAGAAAATGATACGCGGGATTCAACAAGCAGCAAGTAAGTATACGCAAGATAAAAGCCTGAAAGGACAAGGGGTATCAGTTTCGCAAAGTTACTTCGCTTCCAGTTATCCCTCTATTGCACAAAGTATTTTAGAAGCTCTAGAAGAAAGCGAAGAACGTTTAGTACAATACATACGCGAGTTTGGCAGCCAAGTGGACAGCTCGCCTTCCGCTCGAATTGATGCAGAAATCCTCCAAGAAGCGATGGCAAAAGTGGCGAGTTTGCAGCGAAAAGAAGAAGACTTACACCGCCAACTCACCGCACCAAATACCAAGCCGGATATGCAACAAGTCTACGTGGTTCAAGCGAGAAGTGCGCACACTCAATTACTGCAAGCAATTCAAAAAGAAGATATACTAGAAAGGTATATTGCTTTCGAACAAAGTCACAGTCAATTTTTTAGCGCATTAGTCGAACTCATTCATTCCACAGGACGAGCGGTGCAAGAGTTAAAACAAAATGTGACGTTCCATGATAAAACAGGCACCTATACTGTTTCCAAAAGCGTCCATGCGTCCATTAGTTTGATGAGAAAAGCGATGGATAAAGCACGCAAAGAAAACGCCAAAGATCCCTTCCCAGAAGCATTCGAAGACTATCATTTATTCGCCTATGCTTATGTGAATGACAAAGGCGAAACCGTTACGATGTGGCTGCTGGAACGAGATGGTAAACGCGCCAGCAACAAAGAACTTCAAGCTTTCTTAGAGGAGAACGGAGCCGAGTTAGACCCTATTCTGTACACAAGTCTTTCCGGTGAAGAACTCGAACGCAAAGTAAATGATGCATGGAAAGACGGCGTTAACTACTTAAACGGTCAAAAAGTAACCGGATTTTCCGGCGCAACATTAAGATCCTCCGCCTACGTAGCTAGCGTGAAGGATGCGATGGATGACGCTGGACTAACTGATATGGCACTAGGATTAGGCTTTGGGATTGCGGCTGCGAGGAATAATCTAAAAGTAACAAATACTAAGAAAGTTAAAACCAATTTTGATGCTGAAAATCCAGTATCTGGAAAGGAGTGGAATAATTATTTTAAAGAAAAATATGGCTCAGCTAATGTTAGATGGAAAGACCCTATTAAATCTATTAATGACGCTATAGATATGCCAAGTTTATTAAGTGGCACAAACCCAGAAGATATTGTTGAAATTGCTATAAGAGAAGGATGGATAGTTCAACCATTAAAGAAGGGAAGTAAAAGCGGGTTGCTTTTTTCAGAAGGTGGAGGATACAGTATGAATGCACCTTCTGGAAGTTCTCTATATATCCAGTATCATCCTGGAGGCGGCCATCATGGGCAGGGGGCATATTATAAAGTATCATCTCCTAAAAATGGAACGATACGAATTAATATAGAAGGAGGAGTACTAGAATGACAGAAAAAGATGTAGAGGAACTCATGCTAATGCATAAAAGAATTATTGAAAATTTAGAAGAATTTTCTATGCCTGCGAAACAACAAATGGAAAAGTTAAAAGGTTTTGCAGTTACTGATGAATTGGCATCAGACTTTTCCGATATTGCATTACAATATGCAAAAATATTATTCGACCACGGTTGGTTGACAAAAGAACAGCTAGATATGTTTTTTGTTGTAGACAAAAAATTAGAAGGTATGTCAACCAACAAAGATTTGTGGAGTGATGAAGCATTAGAAACTAGTATAGAGTGGGCTGAATGTAGGAAACATGGGAAAGAAATATTGAAAACTTTTGAGTAATAGCTTTTTATTGTCAGAACAGGTGGCGAAGAAAAAATGATAAAAGTAAAATCAATCCATTGGTTAGATGAAGATGCAAGGGAAGCGGATGTCGTTTTAACTGATGGAGAATATAATGTAGTTTGTTTCTCTCATCCATGTGAACTTACTCTAAATGGTGTATATAATGAGCTTATTTATTGCTTTGATCCATTTGATATTTTTAAACTTAATCAAGCAGAATATAGCATGGAAAAACCTAACGACAATCAAGAACTATCCATTTTAAAAGGAAAGCTAATAGATGCAACAGATTCAATCATACAAATTGGTGAATTTAGAATAGATGTATCCGAGGGTGATATTGCTCAAGATATTTATGAAGGCGATTTTGTAGAGTTGAAGGTTCATAGAATAGATACTGAATGAGAAAAAAATGCGGATAAGGCATACAAAAAAAGAACCGGAATCCTAATCCCGGTTCTTTTCGAATGATAATAACCACCCATTATCCAAGCGGAGAATACCCAGCTGGTGGAAGTCCTAAGATTCCAGACCAGTAACCTAGAATACCAACAACGAATAGTCCTAAAATTAACCATAAAGCATTGACTTTTTTCTTCAGTATCCACATACAAGCGAATGTAAGTAGAAGGGCAAGAAGACCTGGCATTAATTGGTCCAAGATACTTTGAACAGTAGTTGGAACGTCTTTACCAGTTTTAGAGTCTTCAGTTGTATAAGCTACTAGTGGAACATAGATTGTAGTCCATTTATTAACAAGGGCACCCATGACGAATAGTCCGAGAATGGAAGCTCCTTCTGTTAGTTTTTGAAGCAGGCCGCCAGACATATCAGATACAACATCTGTACCTTTTGTATATCCGTAGAACACGCCCCAATAACGGAAACCTAGACGAATCGCATTAAATAGTACAAAGAATAAAATTGGCCCGATAATACTACCATCAGTGGCAAAACCGGCACCTAAAGCGGCAAGTACAGGACGAACAGTTCCCCAGAAAATTGGATCTCCAACGCCGGCAAGTGGTCCCATTAGACCTACTTTAATACCGTTGATAGCACCGTCGTCAATATCGGCACCATTGGCTTTTTGTTCTTCCATCGCGGTTGTAACACCTAGGATAGGAGCTGCCATATATGGATGTGTATTAAAGAATTCAAGATGACGTTTGATAGCTTGTTCTCTATCTGGTCCTTTTTCAGGATAAAGACGTTTAATTACTGGAATTACTGAGAAACAGAATCCTAGTGACTGCATACGCTCAAAGTTCCACGACCCTTGGAAGAGGTTGGAACGAATGAAAACGCCCATTAAATCACTTTTCGTTATTTTCTTTTCATTAACTGTAATTTGTTCACTCATATTTTTTCTCCCCCTTCCTTAGTCGTCAAGGTCGTCGTCGAGATCATCATCCGCTGATCGTCCGCCGCCGCCCCCACCGTATTGTTGGATCGCTTCTTTCAATTGATATTTAGGGTTTAGTTGGATGTAAATGATTGCTGCAACTAGTCCTAAAACACCTAGTGCTACTAAGTTGAATTGAGTAAATGCTGCGACAACAAAACCTAAGAAGAAGAAAGGCATTAAATATTTAGCAGACATCATGTTAATAACCATTGCGTAACCAACAACAACGATAAATCCGCCGGCTACGTTTAGGCCGTTAACGATAACATCTGGAATGGCATTGAGTAAATTTTCGACTGCTTGTGTACCAACTGTTACCGCAACGATAACGGCTGGAATCGCGATACGCATAGCTTGAAGTAGTAGTGCTGAAACATGTATCCAGTCGAGACTTCGCAGGTTACCTTCCTTACCAGCTTTATCAGCCATATGTTGGAATGCAACTGTAATTGTACGAACTAGGATAGTAAGTACTTGACCAAGAGCAGCTAAAGGAATCGCAAGCGAAATACCTACGCTGATATCTTGCCCCCCCGTAATAACTAAGATGGTAGAAATAATGGATGCAAGGGCAGCATCTGGAGCAACCGCAGCCCCGATGTTCATCCATCCAAGCGCGATCATTTCAAGTGTTCCCCCAATAATAATACCAGTTGTAATATCCCCAAGAACAAGACCGATTAATGTACAGGCAATTAATGGACGGTGCGTTTGCCACTCATCCAAAATACTACCCATACCACTAATACACGATACGAGGAATACAAGGATTAATTGTATTGCTGACATATATTTCCCTCCCAATTTTTCTTTTGAATGATAAAAAAAGATAATTTCATTATGATGACTGAATAAATTAAGCATCTAGTACTTAGACTTTTATTCATGAATCACCCCTTTAAAGGTCTTCCTTTAAACGTTTGTTTTTTCGGGGCTCTAAAAATAGGCGAGCCGCGGATGAATTATTTATCTTTATCTAGTAATGGGATCAGTTTGACTTTATTATCAGAAGCGACTTTGCGAATTTCAAGTTCGATTCCTTTTTCATCCAATTTGCGGAATGCTGCTTCGTCCGTTGCGTCAACAGATACAGCGTTAGTAATCATGTGTTTGCCTTCGCGGAATGCCATACCACCAATGTTTACGGTTGTAATATTGACACCAGCTTCTACTAGTGTTAGTACATCTGTAGGGTTAGTGAATAAGAACATGACAGGAGTTGTGGCATATTTAGGGTTGTTGTATACGCGAATCCCTTTTTGTACATCAACGACACTTGCTTTAACGCCTGGGGGTGCTACTTGTGTTAAAAGTGTTTTACGAACTTCATCTTTTGCGACATCATCACTAATAACGATGATACGTTCCACCTGTGTTTCTTTTGTCCAAACTGTTGCTACTTGACCGTGAATTAAACGGTCATCAATACGTGCTAAGCGAATATCCATTATAAATCGTCCTCCCCGACTTCTGTTTCTACTTTTGGTAATGATTGTTTGAGTGACTTAACGCCACCTGATCCTGCTGTAAGAGCTGTTTCTACTAGATCTTTTTGATTACTTGCTGCGCGCATCGAGAGCGTTTCAAGTAACATTGGAATATTAACGCCTGTGACAACATCCATATTATCTTCTGGAAGGGCGATTTGGCTAGATGCGTTATAAGGACTGCCACCAAATAAATCAACCATAAAAATGACGCCTTCAGAAGTATCCAATTTGTCTAGTTTTTCTTTATATTTGGTAATAAGCGTATCAGTGTTTTCTCCAGGAACGAAAGTAATGAATTCTACATTATCCTGTTTGCCGATAATCATTTCGGTTGATTTCAACAATTCACGCGCGGCTTCACCATGTGTGCCAATGATAATTCCAACTGGCATAAGTATCTCCTCCTTAAGCGTGGATATAATCATCCATTAATACTAACGCAAAAACTGTGCCAACATTTCTGTATTAAACAACCTCCTTTGCTAATAGAAGCGGTTCAAGGCTTTTGTAAGCGTGTACTAAGCGAAGCAGCGCGCCTTAATACGCTAAACACATTCATTAATACACTAAGTTACTAATCTTAGACATACATACAACATTACCCTAAAAGAAAGGGCAGAAAACGCAATTGCGGAAAATAAAACAAGCCAACTTGAGCAAAATGTTGGCTTGTTTATGTTTATGAAAGTACTTCTGGTTGGATTTCGTTCAAAATATCGTACAAATAACAAAGCTCATCATTGGTTAGTTTTAAGTTCATTTTGTAGATAACTTCTTTATTTGTTTCTTCTAGTGCTTGGAAAATCTCTGTTTCGAGCATGGTTTTAGGGTCACGATAAACTAATCCATCATTTAAAACCATACGTTCCAAAGCACAACCGACATGAATGAGCAAATTGATTTTGAACGTATTATCGAGTTTGTAACCCAGTTTTTTCTCTAATACGCTAGCAAACGAGCTAAGAATTTCAATCGTTTTCTTCGGATTGAGGTAGGTTAAAAATTCATTCAAGCTTTCTTCGATAATTTCTTTCGCGATTCGACCAGTTTCGCCAGTTTTAACAATGATGTTGCGTTGTTTCACGAGGCTGACCAATTGTTCTTCGCCATCCACGCCAAAAAGTCGTTCGAGCGGGATGAAGGGGATTTGGATTTTTGGATCTTGAATACCAACGGCCATCAAAATATCATTTTCTTCTTGAAGCTGTTCTAGACGGGTATCCATTTCATGCAAGCCAATTGGGATAACCTTGATTGCGTCTGTTGTAATCGTATCTAAAATATTTTCGATAAATAGTTGTAGTTTTTCTGCCGTACCTTCACCAGTCGCGCAAATTGTAACGATTGCGTGTGGTTTTTGATTGGAATCGAGCGTATCGTCATCCGAATTATAGCCACCATAACCACGGAAATCTTTCAAGGAATCGTAAATGCTGTCTAGTTCCATGTCGAGAATATTGGATTTGCGGACTGCCTCGATAACTGTTGCAGTCGAAACCATATCAATTGAGCGAACTGGAATGCCCGTACGTTCCGAAATAACCGGAGCAAAACTTGTCAGTGATCCCATGTCAACAAGCAACAAAAGACCACGCCCCATGTCCATTTCTTTCGCGCGTTCCGTCAATTTATCAAGCACGATTTTTGGACTTTGATCAAGTGGCATATCAATTCCTTCTACCAAACCTTCACCGAGCAGTTTTTTCGCGACACTTACCATACTACTCGCTGTATTATTACCATGAGTCGCCACAAGAACTGCCACACGAGCATTTTCTTGTTCTTTTAAAAGGGAACTAATTAGAAGCGTTAAATACATCACTTCCATATTTGGAACGCGAATGTGGAAAGTAGCTTCGATATCATCTTTAATCTCCCGTGATAATTCATAGGCTTCCGGTTGGTCGTTAACCACATTTTCGATATTCGTATATTTTAACGGTTTATTGCTTTCAATTCGTTTAATAAAAGAAGTCAAGTGCAGGCTAAACGCAAGCAGGAAGCGCTCATTCAACTTTTTACCAAGCTGATGTTCAATTCGCAGCTCGACACCTTCCGCAAAATTCAGGATTTCTTCATT includes these proteins:
- a CDS encoding T7SS effector LXG polymorphic toxin; the protein is MSRIDIAELNGFLQELRSSNAEAKKMIRGIQQAASKYTQDKSLKGQGVSVSQSYFASSYPSIAQSILEALEESEERLVQYIREFGSQVDSSPSARIDAEILQEAMAKVASLQRKEEDLHRQLTAPNTKPDMQQVYVVQARSAHTQLLQAIQKEDILERYIAFEQSHSQFFSALVELIHSTGRAVQELKQNVTFHDKTGTYTVSKSVHASISLMRKAMDKARKENAKDPFPEAFEDYHLFAYAYVNDKGETVTMWLLERDGKRASNKELQAFLEENGAELDPILYTSLSGEELERKVNDAWKDGVNYLNGQKVTGFSGATLRSSAYVASVKDAMDDAGLTDMALGLGFGIAAARNNLKVTNTKKVKTNFDAENPVSGKEWNNYFKEKYGSANVRWKDPIKSINDAIDMPSLLSGTNPEDIVEIAIREGWIVQPLKKGSKSGLLFSEGGGYSMNAPSGSSLYIQYHPGGGHHGQGAYYKVSSPKNGTIRINIEGGVLE
- a CDS encoding ROK family protein; its protein translation is MTILAFDLGGTAVKFGVLTTAGEILEKGKFSTPDNLDEMMQLLVEVKNKYDYTFQGAAFSCPGAVNNETGIIGGASAIPYIHNFAFKQLLEEKLVLPVTMENDANCAALAEVWIGAAKDKQDIIFMILGSGVGGAVIRGGKVHHGANLHGGEFGYMLMDRDGHTLSELGTVVNAAARIAERLEVPADTIDGLGAFELRADGNTIAEEELDTMFYYLARSIFNLQYALDPELVVIGGGVSERADFIDELTRYVAKVKASVPIATISPTVARCVFGNDANLIGATAFHLA
- a CDS encoding mannose/fructose/sorbose PTS transporter subunit IIA; the protein is MPVGIIIGTHGEAARELLKSTEMIIGKQDNVEFITFVPGENTDTLITKYKEKLDKLDTSEGVIFMVDLFGGSPYNASSQIALPEDNMDVVTGVNIPMLLETLSMRAASNQKDLVETALTAGSGGVKSLKQSLPKVETEVGEDDL
- a CDS encoding mannose/fructose/sorbose PTS transporter subunit IIB, which produces MDIRLARIDDRLIHGQVATVWTKETQVERIIVISDDVAKDEVRKTLLTQVAPPGVKASVVDVQKGIRVYNNPKYATTPVMFLFTNPTDVLTLVEAGVNITTVNIGGMAFREGKHMITNAVSVDATDEAAFRKLDEKGIELEIRKVASDNKVKLIPLLDKDK
- a CDS encoding PTS mannose/fructose/sorbose transporter subunit IIC — encoded protein: MSAIQLILVFLVSCISGMGSILDEWQTHRPLIACTLIGLVLGDITTGIIIGGTLEMIALGWMNIGAAVAPDAALASIISTILVITGGQDISVGISLAIPLAALGQVLTILVRTITVAFQHMADKAGKEGNLRSLDWIHVSALLLQAMRIAIPAVIVAVTVGTQAVENLLNAIPDVIVNGLNVAGGFIVVVGYAMVINMMSAKYLMPFFFLGFVVAAFTQFNLVALGVLGLVAAIIYIQLNPKYQLKEAIQQYGGGGGGRSADDDLDDDLDD
- a CDS encoding Lmo0779 family protein, with protein sequence MVWDATNIFLFAANILTALYILYNDAVIPLWKGKTVLSVKLRSRGRWDGYIFVGIIVLLFVSNTFFREGPFSTSVLLGIMGVLFIYICFFRSSKAVFKESGLFYALLFFPYAKIERMNLSEDGVLVIETNRQRLMLFARSEKDLEKMLAVFTTYS
- a CDS encoding PTS mannose transporter subunit IID yields the protein MSEQITVNEKKITKSDLMGVFIRSNLFQGSWNFERMQSLGFCFSVIPVIKRLYPEKGPDREQAIKRHLEFFNTHPYMAAPILGVTTAMEEQKANGADIDDGAINGIKVGLMGPLAGVGDPIFWGTVRPVLAALGAGFATDGSIIGPILFFVLFNAIRLGFRYWGVFYGYTKGTDVVSDMSGGLLQKLTEGASILGLFVMGALVNKWTTIYVPLVAYTTEDSKTGKDVPTTVQSILDQLMPGLLALLLTFACMWILKKKVNALWLILGLFVVGILGYWSGILGLPPAGYSPLG
- a CDS encoding diacylglycerol/lipid kinase family protein, which gives rise to MGKALLIVNPSSGKEKGKTYQGKTEAVLKKRYDEVEVRLTEKAGDATEFASWAAEQGFEAVIAMGGDGTLNETINGLAIHAKRPDFGFVPLGTVNDLARSVGIPLKPEKAIQALEKAIAVPMDVGRIGDQYFMNVLAIGMIAQAVDQVSVEQKTKFGSVAYFLEGLKAFNRNELLHFKIEYDEEVWEGEAALVVAGLTKSVGGMESWAPDAKIDDGYLHIIILTKLGLLDAANMIPQLIRGNLKNSEGVVYIKTKKLTIDASGEDLSINVDGDPGPGVPAEIEVLGSHLNILAPKKSSKKRFGPFVLKK